A single window of Anaerocolumna chitinilytica DNA harbors:
- a CDS encoding extracellular solute-binding protein: MRKKGMTKRIMALILSVIMLLSLAGCSGGGNKNNTDNSTTTNQGNSDTGSKDTGIDTSKHEVINFLVLGNKPTNGRLEAMLKELNKILTEKVNAELQLTYVEWADWQTQYNVQLLSGDTSLDIITTATDWLYAWENTQKGAFLPLSDDMLKTYAPKTYAQVSADNDWDICKYKGEVYFIPEDHYTQYTNHGMFYRGDWAKEAGLTDGTVSKFEDLTTYFKYIKENKEGVVPWDANKGSGEILSAYIQSHTDYRTLIGVNAGNYAFWATKPGDATVSAPMMEDDTIYAAADLMKQWNDMGVWREDVLNYDGDTREELYAGTSGADQHHSQTFYSQVKPNMDIKQPGSDAKMYAWGSENNNIAKDLKTHGAAAISANSKHPERALMVYDLLRNDEQCYRLINYGIEGTDYIVTDDGKLGYPEGYDQSTDALGSDYWCGRNDDLELVNSFNWSGQTDMIANLNKIAYDYEYENLIINKDKIDTAQAAIASVLSEYIPQLAWGKFDDPKAKIDEMRDKIKAAGYDDVKASIQADLDAFKQSQGK; encoded by the coding sequence ATGAGAAAGAAAGGCATGACAAAACGTATTATGGCGTTGATTCTTTCAGTAATCATGTTACTGAGCCTTGCTGGGTGTAGCGGAGGCGGCAATAAAAACAACACCGATAACTCAACCACTACAAATCAGGGAAACAGCGATACAGGAAGTAAAGATACAGGAATCGATACTTCCAAACATGAAGTAATTAATTTTTTGGTGCTTGGTAACAAGCCTACAAACGGAAGACTGGAAGCTATGTTAAAAGAGCTTAACAAGATTCTTACCGAAAAGGTTAATGCGGAACTTCAATTAACATATGTAGAGTGGGCTGACTGGCAGACACAGTATAATGTACAGCTGTTAAGCGGAGATACTTCCCTTGATATCATAACAACTGCTACTGATTGGCTTTATGCATGGGAGAACACCCAAAAAGGAGCTTTCCTCCCTCTGTCCGATGACATGCTTAAAACATATGCACCTAAAACATACGCACAGGTTAGTGCTGATAATGACTGGGATATCTGCAAATATAAAGGAGAAGTTTATTTTATTCCCGAAGATCACTATACACAGTATACCAATCATGGTATGTTCTACCGTGGAGACTGGGCGAAAGAAGCTGGTTTAACCGACGGAACAGTAAGCAAGTTTGAAGACCTTACAACTTATTTCAAATATATTAAAGAGAATAAGGAAGGCGTAGTTCCCTGGGATGCTAATAAAGGATCAGGCGAAATACTCAGTGCTTACATTCAATCTCATACAGATTACCGTACTTTAATTGGTGTAAATGCAGGTAATTATGCATTTTGGGCTACAAAACCCGGTGATGCTACCGTATCAGCTCCTATGATGGAAGACGATACAATCTATGCAGCAGCAGATTTAATGAAGCAATGGAACGATATGGGCGTATGGCGTGAAGATGTTCTGAACTATGATGGTGATACCAGAGAAGAATTATATGCCGGTACTTCAGGCGCTGACCAGCACCACAGCCAGACTTTCTATTCACAGGTTAAACCTAATATGGATATCAAGCAGCCCGGTTCTGACGCTAAGATGTATGCTTGGGGATCTGAAAATAATAATATTGCCAAGGACTTAAAAACTCACGGTGCAGCTGCTATCAGTGCTAATTCCAAGCATCCGGAACGTGCATTAATGGTATATGACCTGCTTCGTAATGATGAGCAATGCTATCGTTTAATTAATTATGGTATCGAAGGTACTGATTATATTGTAACTGATGATGGTAAACTTGGTTATCCGGAAGGATATGACCAAAGTACAGATGCTCTTGGTTCTGATTATTGGTGCGGACGTAATGATGATCTGGAATTGGTTAACAGCTTCAATTGGTCCGGTCAGACAGATATGATTGCAAATCTTAATAAGATTGCTTATGACTACGAATATGAAAACCTGATTATTAACAAAGATAAAATCGACACAGCACAGGCTGCTATTGCAAGCGTACTTTCAGAGTATATACCGCAGCTGGCATGGGGTAAGTTTGATGATCCTAAGGCAAAGATTGATGAGATGAGAGATAAAATTAAAGCTGCCGGCTATGATGATGTAAAAGCATCCATTCAAGCTGACCTTGATGCTTTTAAGCAGTCTCAGGGAAAATAA
- a CDS encoding AraC family transcriptional regulator produces MYYEINGNVLPQVRLVDLAVLEPPYVHRKRQADEYILYIMKKGTLYLQENGIHYELKAGDVLLLDKDFIHEGLKASNCEYYYIHFRHPEVIRREEDSVFMELCLRNRSESLQEDSGSYKIYRDSWLQFPKLISLQNGNTYIQVIKLIQEAVDQNRNQMENYKMSCSCRFMEALVEIAREAVSSKILKQMPGISRSYKNIHELLNYLNTNYSKEISSSLIEETLSCNFDYLNRVFKKNIGKTIFVYLNEIRIHHAKELIATTSMKIMAIGYRVGFQDECYFSKVFKKYTGMSPGQYEKLTSHIEVEKAVVIQ; encoded by the coding sequence ATGTATTATGAGATAAATGGAAATGTTCTGCCGCAGGTTCGTCTGGTAGATCTGGCAGTTCTGGAGCCGCCTTATGTACATCGAAAAAGACAGGCAGATGAATATATTTTGTACATCATGAAAAAAGGAACATTATATCTTCAGGAGAATGGAATACATTATGAATTAAAAGCCGGAGATGTTCTGCTGTTAGATAAGGACTTCATACATGAGGGACTGAAAGCATCTAATTGTGAATATTACTATATCCATTTCCGGCATCCGGAGGTTATTCGCAGAGAGGAAGATTCGGTTTTTATGGAGCTATGTCTGCGAAATAGAAGCGAATCTCTTCAGGAGGACAGCGGCTCCTATAAGATCTATCGGGATTCCTGGCTGCAGTTTCCAAAGCTTATAAGTCTGCAGAATGGAAATACCTATATTCAAGTTATAAAACTGATTCAGGAGGCGGTAGATCAGAACCGGAATCAAATGGAGAATTATAAGATGTCCTGCTCCTGTAGATTCATGGAAGCACTCGTAGAAATTGCCAGGGAAGCGGTATCATCAAAAATTTTAAAGCAAATGCCCGGAATTTCAAGGTCCTACAAAAATATTCATGAGCTTCTGAATTATCTGAATACGAATTACAGCAAAGAAATATCAAGCAGTTTAATTGAAGAAACTCTTTCTTGTAATTTCGATTACCTGAACAGGGTATTTAAGAAGAATATCGGAAAAACAATTTTTGTATATTTGAATGAAATACGGATTCATCATGCGAAAGAACTAATTGCCACAACTTCCATGAAGATTATGGCGATTGGTTATCGGGTGGGGTTTCAGGATGAATGTTACTTCAGTAAAGTTTTTAAGAAATACACCGGGATGTCTCCTGGCCAGTATGAAAAGTTGACGTCCCATATTGAAGTGGAAAAAGCCGTTGTAATACAATAA
- a CDS encoding glycoside hydrolase family 43 protein yields MLNDFSAYLFVYFTGNNPEEERLFYGVSRNGYDFNSLNNGYPVHTSSLGTGCIRDPYVFKGEDDFYYILATDMKSSLGWNSNHAIIIFKTKDFVSMIDTVRIDYRTFKTTSDCNRAWAPQAIWNPEKKAYMVYLTIQKQDDSLGTVMWRHYAKDLMDADTYTEPELMMKAPAGTDGAIDGDIIYDHINGRYIMYYNGKRIAVSSSLSGDFNCIDPNTGLEYETIPMYTADGVEMDVEGSNIYKIIGKERWIIAADGTPFNGGRYALAETSDFIHYRQLSEKEYSFDFTPRHGYVIPITESQLRRLSDAYKGPGQEREVNWKQEM; encoded by the coding sequence ATGTTAAATGACTTTTCCGCTTATTTATTTGTCTATTTTACCGGCAATAATCCTGAGGAAGAGCGCCTGTTCTATGGAGTAAGCAGAAATGGATATGACTTTAATTCGTTGAATAACGGTTATCCGGTCCATACTTCCTCCCTGGGAACCGGCTGTATCCGTGATCCGTATGTATTTAAAGGTGAAGATGACTTTTATTATATTCTGGCAACCGACATGAAATCATCCCTTGGCTGGAACAGTAATCATGCTATTATCATTTTTAAAACAAAGGATTTTGTATCAATGATAGATACTGTCAGAATTGATTACCGGACATTTAAGACAACTTCAGATTGTAACCGTGCCTGGGCACCGCAGGCCATTTGGAATCCAGAGAAGAAGGCATATATGGTATACCTGACTATCCAGAAGCAGGATGATTCGTTAGGAACCGTTATGTGGAGGCATTATGCAAAAGATTTAATGGATGCGGATACTTATACGGAACCGGAATTAATGATGAAAGCTCCAGCTGGTACAGATGGGGCAATTGATGGGGATATTATATATGACCATATCAATGGCAGATATATCATGTATTATAATGGCAAAAGGATAGCCGTCTCATCATCCCTAAGTGGTGACTTCAACTGTATCGATCCCAATACCGGATTGGAATATGAAACCATTCCCATGTATACAGCAGATGGGGTGGAGATGGATGTGGAGGGTTCTAATATTTATAAGATTATCGGAAAGGAGCGCTGGATTATTGCAGCTGACGGGACACCTTTTAACGGAGGACGTTATGCACTGGCTGAGACTTCAGATTTTATCCATTACCGCCAGCTTTCCGAAAAAGAATACTCCTTCGACTTTACACCAAGACACGGGTATGTCATACCAATTACAGAAAGTCAGTTAAGAAGACTCTCTGATGCGTATAAAGGGCCAGGACAAGAACGGGAAGTGAATTGGAAGCAGGAAATGTAG
- a CDS encoding glycoside hydrolase family 35 protein, with amino-acid sequence MWAVIEPGQEEMMHQFEIRDEFYLDGNKIKIISGGMHYFRVVPEYWRDRLEKLKKLGCNTVETYIPWNLHEKEKGRFDFTGILDIVRYVKTAQELGLMVILRPSPYICAEWEFGGLPYWLLKEEGMRLRCMYAPYLKHVKEYYERLFEVIAPLQITHGGPVIMMQVENEYGYYGDDRSYMEYIKQLMIDNGCEVPLVTSDGPWGDAFECGKIEGVLQTGNFGSKGKEQFALMRKMIGNKPLMCMEFWVGWFDNWGVECHQTGDIKEHAKDLDDILSEGHVNIYMFEGGTNFGFTSGANYYDVLTPDVTSYDYDALLTEDGRITPKYEAFQKVISKYTEVPDMELTTEIKRKAYGTLEVTRKTGLFENLPNLALPIENVVTQSMETLDQGYGYILYESTLKHEGNIEKIRLWGANDRANIFIDEKPVLTLYDRELLSEHEFENPLEKGNKLDILVENMGRVNFGPALEHQRKGIDGGVQINGHLHYHWKQYCLPMEDLSVLDFELQAKEGTPGFYEFTFETDETADTFLDFSGWGKGCVMVNGFNIGRFWEIGPQKRLYIPAPLLRTGKNTILIFETEGKHTNTITLWDEPDLG; translated from the coding sequence ATGTGGGCAGTTATAGAGCCCGGACAGGAGGAAATGATGCACCAATTTGAAATTCGGGATGAGTTTTATCTTGACGGAAATAAAATAAAGATAATCTCCGGTGGCATGCATTATTTTCGGGTAGTACCGGAATATTGGCGTGATCGCCTTGAAAAATTGAAAAAACTGGGATGTAATACGGTAGAAACCTATATTCCATGGAATCTTCATGAGAAGGAAAAGGGGCGATTTGACTTTACAGGAATTCTGGATATTGTACGTTATGTAAAAACTGCCCAGGAACTGGGACTGATGGTGATACTCAGACCTTCACCTTATATTTGCGCTGAGTGGGAATTCGGAGGACTTCCCTACTGGCTGCTAAAAGAAGAAGGTATGAGACTGCGCTGTATGTACGCGCCTTATTTGAAACATGTAAAAGAATATTACGAGAGACTGTTTGAGGTAATTGCCCCACTGCAGATAACCCATGGCGGTCCGGTAATTATGATGCAGGTTGAAAATGAATACGGCTATTATGGTGACGACAGGTCATATATGGAATATATAAAGCAGCTGATGATTGACAATGGCTGTGAGGTACCTCTAGTGACTTCCGACGGTCCCTGGGGCGATGCCTTTGAATGCGGCAAGATAGAAGGTGTTCTGCAAACCGGCAACTTCGGCTCCAAAGGAAAAGAACAATTTGCTCTTATGCGGAAAATGATCGGAAATAAACCCTTGATGTGTATGGAATTCTGGGTTGGCTGGTTTGATAATTGGGGAGTAGAGTGCCATCAGACCGGTGATATTAAGGAGCATGCAAAAGACCTTGATGATATCTTATCAGAAGGTCATGTTAATATCTATATGTTTGAGGGGGGAACCAATTTTGGCTTCACAAGCGGTGCCAATTATTATGATGTATTGACGCCGGATGTTACATCTTACGATTATGATGCCTTACTTACGGAGGATGGAAGGATTACTCCCAAGTATGAAGCATTTCAAAAGGTTATCAGTAAATACACAGAAGTTCCGGATATGGAACTGACAACAGAGATAAAGAGGAAAGCTTATGGAACCCTGGAGGTTACCAGAAAAACAGGACTTTTTGAGAATCTTCCAAACCTGGCGCTGCCGATAGAAAATGTGGTAACCCAATCCATGGAAACATTGGACCAGGGCTATGGTTACATTTTATATGAAAGTACTTTAAAGCATGAAGGAAATATTGAAAAAATCCGTCTTTGGGGAGCAAATGACAGGGCTAATATATTTATAGATGAAAAACCGGTTCTTACTTTGTATGACAGGGAACTGTTGTCAGAGCATGAATTTGAAAATCCCTTGGAAAAAGGTAATAAGCTGGATATTCTGGTGGAAAATATGGGACGTGTTAATTTCGGACCGGCATTGGAGCACCAGCGCAAGGGAATAGACGGAGGGGTTCAGATTAATGGGCACCTGCATTATCATTGGAAACAATACTGTCTCCCTATGGAAGATTTATCTGTACTTGACTTTGAACTTCAGGCAAAAGAGGGAACTCCCGGATTCTATGAGTTTACATTTGAAACGGATGAAACAGCGGACACTTTTCTGGATTTTTCGGGATGGGGAAAAGGCTGTGTAATGGTAAATGGTTTCAACATCGGGCGCTTTTGGGAAATCGGACCTCAGAAAAGGTTATATATACCGGCACCACTATTAAGAACAGGTAAAAATACTATTCTGATTTTTGAAACGGAAGGGAAACATACAAATACCATCACTCTCTGGGATGAACCGGATTTAGGTTAA
- a CDS encoding LacI family DNA-binding transcriptional regulator has protein sequence MGKERVSIYRIAKEAGVSPATVSRVLTHSANVSDEKRIKVEELIQKYDFSPNAMARGLSSTQSKIIGLLAPDIRNPFYATLAVECERAASERGYILLLSNSMNNMDMEEYHLQKMFEQRVDALILMGGKVDEFVSDEEYVEKMNQIADSTPVVITGKLDGSDCYQVNIDEAQAMDILMEYLISNGHQNICIMGGRKNVNSTYVKRIRYRSSLRKYGIPFRPEYVVETQGYSVESGLEAMNEMFDSKIELPSAIIAINDFTALGIVQSIRQHSYRIPEDISVASFDNTFIADACTPRLTSMGYNYDKFGDALVETAIAALEGKSPLKLQFIPPELVIRESCRNIEQ, from the coding sequence ATGGGAAAAGAAAGAGTCAGTATCTATCGTATAGCCAAAGAAGCAGGTGTTTCTCCGGCAACTGTATCGCGTGTATTAACGCATAGCGCAAATGTCAGTGATGAAAAAAGAATAAAGGTAGAAGAATTAATTCAAAAATATGATTTTAGTCCTAATGCAATGGCTCGTGGATTGAGCAGTACTCAGTCGAAAATCATCGGATTGCTGGCTCCGGATATCCGTAATCCCTTCTATGCAACTCTTGCAGTTGAATGCGAGCGTGCAGCCAGTGAAAGAGGATATATCCTTTTACTCAGTAATTCCATGAACAATATGGATATGGAAGAATATCATCTGCAGAAAATGTTTGAACAGCGTGTGGATGCGCTGATATTGATGGGCGGTAAAGTAGATGAATTTGTTTCGGATGAAGAGTATGTGGAAAAGATGAACCAGATTGCTGATTCGACTCCCGTTGTAATAACCGGTAAATTAGATGGCAGCGACTGTTATCAGGTTAATATTGATGAAGCTCAGGCTATGGATATTCTGATGGAATATCTGATTAGTAACGGGCACCAGAATATTTGTATAATGGGCGGCAGAAAGAATGTAAATTCAACCTACGTGAAACGTATCCGTTACCGCAGTAGTTTAAGAAAATACGGAATTCCTTTTCGGCCGGAATATGTGGTTGAAACCCAGGGGTATAGTGTAGAAAGTGGCTTAGAGGCAATGAATGAGATGTTTGATAGCAAGATAGAATTGCCGAGTGCAATCATTGCGATAAACGATTTTACCGCTCTTGGTATTGTGCAATCGATCCGTCAGCACTCTTATCGAATCCCGGAGGATATCTCTGTAGCAAGCTTTGATAATACGTTTATCGCAGACGCTTGTACACCGCGTTTGACCAGCATGGGGTATAATTATGATAAGTTCGGTGATGCCTTAGTGGAAACTGCTATAGCAGCCCTTGAAGGAAAAAGCCCTCTTAAACTGCAATTCATTCCGCCCGAATTAGTAATAAGAGAATCCTGCAGGAATATAGAGCAGTAG
- a CDS encoding putative ABC exporter domain-containing protein, which produces MNSIIFLISRIIKNKFKLLLHKPGILVLYLFAFIVLIYSLLSSTIIPNNQPSSDNAIWVFIFFSLYLILFYFTAVSKGLSSGSSFFDMSDVNLLFCSPTNPKHILAYGICSQAGKSLLGGVFLLMQGATFTSMGLTSFDLLLFFAGFVIALLLFEFMSLAIYTLSSQRENRKKLIKVISVIPFVIFLLYFIKNYQQSGDIKIALLSSVEKGALKFIPIGGWITESLRNYHTGDMAGMYTNLLLTLLTGIFLLAIIILYHSDYYEDVLVATQAAFEKKRAMKEGDFNALAKTTKKVSRVNRAMKGLGSQAFFYKHLLESSRNNRFFILDGGSLLVIAGANLVAFFAKDTVSPILILAISMYLQSFFIGTGRGLKELYSHYIYMIPESSFQKILWSNGEVIAKHILESIFMFLPSLLFTNWSFITLILCALIRSLFSVFLVAGNLLSQRIFKDVISQGFLIIMYLLFILFTMAPGIAAAFILYVAGHLYTGLIILSLWESFLSLLFFYLSRGVLHDCDMPTFQKNK; this is translated from the coding sequence ATGAACAGTATTATTTTTTTAATATCCAGGATTATTAAGAATAAATTCAAACTGCTTCTTCACAAGCCTGGCATACTAGTACTATATTTATTTGCATTTATTGTCCTTATTTATTCGCTGCTATCTTCTACTATAATCCCGAATAATCAGCCCTCCTCCGATAATGCAATCTGGGTTTTTATATTTTTTTCATTATATCTGATTTTGTTTTATTTTACAGCAGTCTCAAAGGGCCTCTCTTCCGGAAGCAGTTTCTTCGATATGAGCGATGTGAACCTTCTGTTTTGTTCACCAACCAATCCCAAACACATACTGGCATACGGAATCTGTTCTCAAGCTGGTAAAAGCTTATTAGGCGGTGTTTTTCTGTTGATGCAGGGGGCAACTTTTACCTCTATGGGGCTAACCTCCTTTGATTTACTCTTATTCTTTGCAGGCTTTGTTATTGCACTTCTTCTGTTTGAGTTCATGTCACTGGCAATTTATACTTTATCCAGCCAGCGTGAGAACCGGAAAAAATTAATAAAAGTTATTTCAGTTATCCCATTTGTAATCTTTCTATTATATTTTATAAAGAATTATCAACAAAGCGGAGATATTAAAATAGCACTGTTATCTTCTGTTGAAAAAGGGGCACTAAAGTTCATCCCTATTGGCGGCTGGATTACGGAAAGTCTGAGAAATTACCATACGGGAGATATGGCAGGAATGTATACCAACTTATTGCTTACACTGCTTACAGGTATTTTCTTGTTAGCCATTATTATTTTGTACCATTCAGACTATTACGAAGATGTTCTGGTAGCAACTCAGGCTGCCTTTGAAAAGAAACGGGCTATGAAAGAAGGGGATTTTAATGCTTTGGCTAAAACCACCAAAAAGGTATCAAGGGTAAATCGGGCTATGAAAGGTTTGGGCTCTCAGGCCTTCTTTTATAAGCATCTCTTAGAGTCCTCCCGAAATAATCGATTTTTTATACTGGACGGCGGCTCTCTGTTAGTGATAGCAGGTGCCAATCTAGTTGCATTCTTTGCAAAAGATACGGTTAGCCCTATTCTGATTCTGGCTATCTCCATGTATCTTCAGAGCTTTTTTATCGGTACGGGCAGAGGATTAAAGGAACTTTACAGTCATTATATCTATATGATACCGGAGTCATCTTTTCAGAAAATCCTCTGGAGTAATGGCGAAGTCATAGCAAAGCATATATTAGAAAGCATTTTTATGTTTTTGCCCTCCTTGTTATTTACGAATTGGAGTTTTATAACACTAATACTTTGCGCCTTGATACGAAGCCTGTTCTCTGTATTTTTAGTCGCAGGTAATTTACTCTCTCAAAGAATCTTTAAGGATGTAATCAGCCAGGGCTTCTTAATTATAATGTACTTACTTTTCATCCTGTTTACAATGGCACCGGGTATTGCTGCTGCTTTTATCTTATATGTGGCAGGGCACTTATATACAGGTCTTATTATCTTAAGTTTATGGGAGTCTTTTCTTTCCCTGCTGTTCTTCTATCTTAGCAGAGGAGTACTCCATGATTGTGATATGCCAACCTTTCAAAAAAATAAATAA
- a CDS encoding carbohydrate ABC transporter permease encodes MEKKNTKIKQSANTVSIKLISYVVIVLFTIMCLLPFILIISASFSTETIINKEGFGLLPRGFTLSSYEWVFRYPKMIIGSYAVTIIMAVCGTALGLFLIAMTGYALQRKDFYFRNMLSFFIYFTTLFSAGMAPTFIWVSRYLHLKGSYMAVFLQLLMTPWLIILMKNFTKSVPFEITESGKIDGAGDFKIFISLIFPMLKPALATVGLFLALGYWNEWYQSSLYLGSAVTYKPLQYYLYNIINQANALKSSLAGANISITKLPSNTLKMATAVVATGPIVFLYPFVQKYFISGITVGAVKG; translated from the coding sequence ATGGAAAAAAAGAATACAAAAATAAAACAGAGTGCCAATACAGTCTCAATAAAATTGATCTCATATGTAGTTATTGTACTGTTTACAATAATGTGTCTTTTACCGTTTATTTTGATTATATCAGCTTCGTTTAGTACGGAGACGATTATCAATAAGGAAGGCTTCGGACTGTTGCCCAGAGGATTCACCCTTTCCTCATATGAATGGGTATTCCGTTATCCGAAGATGATAATCGGATCTTATGCTGTAACAATCATTATGGCTGTTTGCGGTACTGCTTTGGGTCTCTTCCTGATAGCAATGACCGGTTATGCGCTGCAGAGAAAAGATTTCTATTTTCGAAATATGCTTTCATTTTTTATATACTTTACCACCCTGTTTTCAGCGGGTATGGCACCTACCTTTATCTGGGTATCCAGATACCTTCATCTGAAAGGAAGCTATATGGCTGTATTCTTACAGCTTCTGATGACACCATGGCTGATAATTCTGATGAAGAATTTTACCAAATCAGTGCCTTTTGAGATAACAGAGTCCGGTAAGATAGACGGAGCCGGTGATTTTAAGATTTTCATTTCTTTGATTTTTCCTATGTTAAAGCCGGCACTTGCAACGGTAGGACTTTTCCTGGCTTTGGGCTATTGGAATGAATGGTATCAGTCCTCTTTGTATCTTGGGTCAGCAGTAACCTATAAACCGTTGCAGTATTATCTGTACAACATAATTAACCAAGCCAATGCATTAAAAAGCTCCTTGGCAGGCGCTAATATCTCTATCACCAAGCTGCCTTCCAATACGCTTAAGATGGCTACGGCTGTTGTAGCAACCGGTCCTATTGTATTTTTATATCCTTTTGTTCAAAAGTATTTTATTTCAGGTATTACAGTTGGGGCAGTGAAAGGCTGA
- a CDS encoding ABC transporter permease has protein sequence MKVKKSRVGEAVYKTPKKPLWNILKDSRTLLLMCLPAIVFFVVFSYCPLPGVYIAFTNYNFRDGIFGSPFVGFKNFEFLVKSGELWHLTKNTILYNLAFIIIGNIFQITLAVMLNEIRSKWFKKVSQTIMFLPYFISAVLIGAIAFNILNYDTGALNTAVKAFGGNPLKIYSSAGIWPFIIVFCQLWQSTGYGSVVYFASICGIDSSMVEAAEVDGASSWQRIRYIILPSLKPTFVILLLFSLGGIMRGNFGLFWNLVGNNSQLFSSTDIIETSVYRMMMSQNNFSTSSAVGLYQSIFGFALVMVSNWLVKRIDPDYALF, from the coding sequence GTGAAAGTGAAGAAGAGCAGAGTAGGGGAGGCAGTGTATAAGACTCCTAAAAAACCCTTATGGAATATATTGAAAGATAGCAGGACATTGCTGTTGATGTGTTTGCCGGCTATTGTATTCTTTGTAGTCTTCAGCTACTGCCCGTTGCCGGGTGTTTATATTGCGTTTACAAATTATAACTTCAGAGATGGCATTTTTGGCAGCCCTTTTGTAGGATTTAAGAATTTTGAATTTTTGGTAAAATCCGGGGAACTTTGGCATTTAACTAAAAATACTATTTTGTATAATTTAGCATTCATTATAATCGGAAATATTTTTCAGATTACATTGGCGGTTATGCTGAATGAAATCCGCAGCAAATGGTTTAAAAAGGTATCCCAGACGATTATGTTCCTGCCTTATTTTATTTCCGCTGTTTTAATCGGAGCCATTGCTTTTAATATCCTTAATTATGATACCGGTGCATTGAATACGGCTGTGAAGGCATTTGGAGGAAATCCTCTTAAAATCTACAGCAGTGCAGGAATTTGGCCTTTTATTATTGTTTTTTGCCAGTTATGGCAGTCGACGGGATATGGTTCCGTTGTATATTTTGCCTCAATTTGCGGTATTGATTCAAGTATGGTGGAAGCTGCTGAGGTTGACGGTGCCAGCAGTTGGCAGCGAATCCGTTATATCATTCTTCCGAGTCTTAAGCCTACCTTTGTTATTCTGTTACTGTTTTCATTGGGAGGAATTATGAGAGGTAACTTCGGATTGTTCTGGAATCTGGTTGGCAATAATTCGCAGTTATTTTCAAGCACGGATATTATTGAAACCTCTGTTTACCGTATGATGATGTCACAGAATAATTTCTCCACATCATCCGCAGTCGGTCTGTATCAGTCTATATTTGGTTTTGCGCTGGTTATGGTAAGCAACTGGCTGGTAAAACGGATTGATCCGGATTACGCATTATTTTAG
- a CDS encoding ABC transporter ATP-binding protein, with protein MIQVQHVTKKYGNMLANNDVNLESVDGGLSVLLGANGAGKSTLIKCICGLLRFEGSIKVNGFDNHSLEAKRLLGYVPEFPAMYPMLTVEEHLQFIARAYRLKDWEPYGNELMTRFELIDKKSKLGQELSKGMQQKVSICCALLPRPKAVIFDEPFVGLDPHAIRELKLLITSLRDEGNSVLISTHMIDSMEEAWDTVYIMKNGSIMETRNRKDIDSRNSLESIYFAITEGTSVSGSTI; from the coding sequence ATGATACAAGTTCAACATGTTACAAAGAAGTACGGCAATATGCTTGCAAATAATGATGTCAATTTAGAGTCCGTGGACGGAGGCTTAAGTGTATTGCTTGGTGCCAACGGAGCAGGAAAATCCACTCTGATTAAATGTATCTGCGGCTTACTGCGGTTTGAAGGTTCCATAAAAGTCAACGGTTTTGATAATCATAGTCTGGAAGCTAAGCGGTTATTGGGGTATGTTCCTGAATTTCCTGCCATGTATCCGATGTTAACGGTAGAGGAACATTTACAGTTTATTGCCAGGGCATACCGTCTGAAAGACTGGGAGCCCTACGGGAATGAACTTATGACACGTTTTGAATTAATTGATAAGAAGTCAAAGCTTGGCCAGGAACTGTCAAAGGGTATGCAGCAAAAGGTTAGTATCTGCTGTGCACTGCTGCCACGGCCCAAGGCGGTCATCTTTGATGAACCTTTTGTAGGGTTGGACCCTCATGCTATCCGGGAATTGAAATTGTTAATTACCAGTCTCCGTGATGAGGGCAATTCCGTACTGATAAGCACCCATATGATTGACAGCATGGAGGAAGCCTGGGACACCGTGTACATTATGAAGAACGGCAGTATCATGGAAACCAGAAATCGTAAGGATATTGACAGCAGAAATAGTCTGGAATCCATCTATTTTGCTATTACGGAAGGCACCTCGGTATCCGGTAGTACCATTTAA